The following coding sequences lie in one Arthrobacter sp. SLBN-122 genomic window:
- a CDS encoding DUF559 domain-containing protein, producing the protein MDILIKSLAIAVEFDGSYSHKGKAHEQRDALKTKRLRDAGYKVVRIREEPLRLLDPQHDVSVEQNRIPDVKAITITVLRHMVSLGWIGSDVASSYVQATGRAAAEKTERIYESLPLSERFVPFSAKAARKRKDDANRSFSSNG; encoded by the coding sequence GTGGACATCCTCATCAAGTCCTTGGCGATTGCCGTCGAGTTCGACGGTTCGTACTCCCACAAGGGCAAAGCACACGAACAGCGAGACGCGTTGAAAACGAAGAGACTTCGCGACGCCGGGTACAAAGTCGTGCGAATACGAGAGGAGCCGTTGCGGCTCCTCGATCCTCAGCACGACGTATCGGTTGAACAAAACCGTATTCCGGATGTGAAGGCCATAACAATCACGGTCTTACGCCATATGGTGAGCCTCGGGTGGATCGGCTCTGACGTCGCATCTTCATATGTCCAGGCAACTGGTCGGGCTGCAGCCGAAAAGACGGAACGTATTTACGAATCGCTGCCGTTGTCCGAACGTTTCGTTCCCTTCAGCGCCAAGGCTGCACGAAAGCGAAAAGACGACGCCAACAGGAGTTTCTCCAGCAACGGCTAG
- a CDS encoding exonuclease domain-containing protein, translated as MNAGFAVIDVETTGLFPGSHRIAEVAVVHVEPDGTVSNRWETLVNPQRDLGAQHIHGIRAADILNAPVFGDIAQDVMELMAGRVLVAHNVHFDYRFVSHEMGRAGLKLPFEVHECMCTMKLARQYLPGAGRSLKDCCDSFGLDLKNAHSAGDDAEAAAHVLSNYIRMDGENPHWISALDRAYLASWPAVNPRRLPQAFRSSGSEPQAHFLERLVHRLPEVVGPDEHSAYLAMLDRAVLDRHISASEADGLVNLADSLGISRGMAEQLHVKYMIAMLAAAWDDGVITDEEAADLRIVGDLLDISQESVTQGLAAPVVGQDEQTGAAAQSFALAAGDKVVLTGEMSRDRDDIEADLRAAGFVPHPAITKTVKLLVAADPDSLSGKAKKARSYGIPVVGEGYLPQLLGNREARS; from the coding sequence ATGAACGCAGGATTCGCCGTCATCGACGTGGAGACCACAGGACTCTTTCCGGGGAGCCATCGCATTGCCGAGGTCGCTGTGGTGCATGTAGAACCGGACGGGACAGTCAGTAACCGCTGGGAAACGCTGGTAAATCCACAGCGCGACCTGGGAGCACAACATATCCACGGCATTCGGGCAGCCGACATCCTGAACGCACCGGTCTTCGGTGACATCGCACAGGATGTCATGGAGCTGATGGCTGGTCGTGTGCTGGTCGCACATAACGTGCACTTCGATTACCGCTTCGTCTCACATGAAATGGGCCGCGCCGGATTGAAATTGCCCTTCGAAGTCCACGAGTGCATGTGCACGATGAAGCTTGCCCGCCAATACTTGCCTGGCGCGGGGCGCTCCTTGAAAGATTGTTGCGACAGCTTCGGGCTGGATTTGAAAAACGCGCACTCAGCAGGTGACGACGCAGAGGCAGCTGCACACGTCCTTAGTAACTACATCCGTATGGATGGGGAGAACCCACACTGGATTTCGGCCTTGGACCGGGCGTACCTTGCATCGTGGCCGGCTGTGAACCCAAGACGTTTGCCGCAGGCCTTCCGCAGTTCCGGAAGCGAGCCCCAAGCCCACTTCCTAGAGCGGCTTGTGCACCGCCTGCCGGAGGTCGTGGGCCCGGACGAGCACAGCGCCTATCTTGCAATGCTTGACCGGGCAGTCTTGGACCGGCACATTTCGGCGTCCGAGGCGGACGGGCTAGTGAACCTTGCCGATTCGTTGGGCATAAGCCGAGGCATGGCTGAACAGCTGCACGTCAAGTACATGATTGCCATGCTGGCGGCAGCATGGGACGACGGAGTCATTACTGACGAGGAGGCAGCTGACCTTCGGATTGTTGGCGACCTCCTCGACATCAGCCAAGAGTCCGTTACACAGGGACTCGCTGCGCCCGTCGTGGGGCAGGACGAACAAACGGGTGCGGCTGCGCAGTCTTTCGCGCTGGCCGCAGGCGACAAAGTGGTACTCACGGGCGAGATGTCTCGGGATCGTGATGACATCGAGGCTGACCTGCGTGCTGCTGGGTTTGTCCCTCATCCTGCGATTACCAAAACGGTCAAGCTGTTGGTAGCGGCAGATCCGGACAGCTTGTCCGGCAAGGCGAAGAAGGCACGCAGCTACGGGATTCCGGTAGTGGGCGAGGGCTACCTGCCACAACTGCTGGGGAATAGGGAGGCCCGTTCTTAG